A region of Maridesulfovibrio sp. DNA encodes the following proteins:
- a CDS encoding sigma-54 dependent transcriptional regulator, with product MRILLVDDDADTRESLAEYMTLLGHAVTPCADAVSALNLFRSHDFEMVLSDIQMPGKSGIELVRDIKGLPGLCPADVVLYTGHADLELAIGALRAGAYDYLTKPINLEELKSVMARVAEHQALLHENERLTDHFEEVVAEATNGVRAELSQLREQLARQAGLDNVGIFSESMWEIVNQARCYHQDRDLPVLIQGETGVGKDIVAKLIHYGEDNSLATRPFVDINCAALPANLFESELFGYEAGAFTGGATRGARGKIDLAMGGTLFLDEIGEIPVGLQAKLLRVIEDKSFYRVGGLSKIKIDIRIIAATNLDLTERIEQGLFRSDLYYRLRVGSIMVPPLRKRRDGIIPLALLFLRAFSEKRGKSFKEISPEAAEVLLEHAWSGNVRELKNAMEWISVMHDSPVLLPDHLSGYLAGMMLSTPLREKVPPASKTEHQKRSRPTEEDINSALAATGGNKTRAAAQLGISIRMLYYRLAAREKSGKK from the coding sequence ATGCGAATTCTGCTTGTTGATGACGACGCGGATACCCGTGAATCCCTTGCCGAATATATGACCCTGCTCGGGCATGCGGTCACTCCATGCGCAGATGCGGTTTCCGCGCTTAATCTTTTCCGCAGCCATGATTTCGAAATGGTTCTTTCGGATATCCAGATGCCGGGTAAATCCGGGATAGAGCTGGTGCGCGACATCAAAGGACTTCCCGGCTTATGTCCGGCGGATGTGGTCCTTTATACCGGGCATGCCGACCTTGAACTTGCCATCGGTGCCTTGCGGGCCGGGGCCTACGACTATTTGACCAAGCCCATTAATCTCGAGGAGTTGAAGTCGGTTATGGCTCGTGTGGCTGAGCATCAGGCCCTGCTGCATGAAAATGAAAGGCTGACCGATCATTTCGAGGAAGTTGTGGCAGAGGCGACAAATGGTGTGCGGGCTGAACTCTCCCAATTGCGTGAACAGCTTGCCAGACAGGCCGGACTTGATAATGTGGGTATTTTTTCCGAATCCATGTGGGAGATTGTCAATCAGGCCCGGTGTTATCACCAAGACCGCGACCTGCCCGTGCTCATTCAGGGGGAAACCGGTGTCGGCAAGGATATTGTAGCCAAGCTTATCCATTACGGTGAGGATAATTCCCTTGCAACGCGTCCTTTTGTGGACATTAACTGCGCGGCTCTGCCAGCCAATCTTTTTGAAAGTGAATTGTTCGGCTATGAGGCCGGGGCTTTTACCGGCGGGGCTACCCGTGGAGCGAGAGGCAAGATTGATCTGGCTATGGGCGGGACGCTTTTTCTGGACGAAATCGGTGAAATCCCGGTGGGGCTGCAGGCCAAACTGTTGCGCGTAATTGAAGACAAAAGTTTTTACCGCGTAGGCGGGTTGAGCAAAATAAAAATCGACATACGTATCATCGCCGCGACCAATCTCGACCTGACCGAGCGCATCGAGCAGGGGCTGTTTCGTAGTGATCTCTACTACCGTCTGCGGGTGGGCAGTATCATGGTTCCACCTCTGCGTAAGCGTCGTGACGGTATCATCCCGCTGGCATTACTTTTTTTGAGGGCTTTTTCAGAGAAGCGGGGCAAGTCTTTCAAAGAAATCAGCCCCGAAGCTGCCGAGGTTCTGCTGGAACATGCGTGGTCCGGCAACGTGCGTGAACTTAAAAATGCCATGGAATGGATTTCGGTTATGCATGATTCTCCCGTTCTTCTCCCTGATCATCTGTCCGGTTATCTGGCCGGTATGATGCTCAGCACACCGTTGCGGGAAAAAGTTCCGCCAGCAAGCAAAACAGAACATCAAAAACGGTCCCGGCCTACTGAAGAAGACATAAACA
- a CDS encoding ATP-binding protein, with protein sequence MTAQNAIYRTVVEDQTELIRRFRPDGRLTFVNSAFCRFYGKSSETLLASRFQDFLDSEERDEIVSQVYSLTPENPEVVTEPSYRDDDGQIHYVQFVTRAIFDEQGNAVEYQSVGRDVTAQRQAEATLAEARSAMERASRVTTFAVIGGGIAHEINQPLNAIRLLSASALLLEDRSESPNKEVVRILQKISGQVDRIDSIVNHLREHLRCNQTVTGELCYLGEAVDSSLSLLRAQMTARGIALELAVDSEAGPVAGTGIRFEELIMNLVANAMQALEGSGVKQKTISIRVEAQGKKSVELSVADNGPGFDPKLAEELFEPFFSTKSPGTSMGLGLSIVRTIVQAAGGSIVAENRPEGGALMRATFPAADPERV encoded by the coding sequence ATGACTGCACAGAATGCCATATACCGGACCGTAGTCGAGGACCAGACGGAGCTTATCCGCCGTTTCCGGCCCGATGGGCGGCTGACTTTTGTGAACAGCGCATTTTGCCGTTTTTACGGCAAGAGTTCTGAAACACTTCTCGCATCCCGTTTTCAGGATTTTCTGGATTCGGAAGAACGTGATGAGATTGTCAGTCAGGTATACTCTCTTACTCCTGAGAACCCGGAGGTCGTTACCGAGCCCAGCTATCGTGATGATGACGGGCAGATTCATTATGTGCAGTTCGTCACCAGAGCTATTTTTGATGAACAGGGCAATGCTGTTGAATATCAATCTGTGGGCCGTGATGTAACGGCACAACGGCAGGCAGAGGCGACTCTGGCAGAGGCCCGTTCTGCCATGGAGAGAGCCAGCAGGGTGACTACTTTTGCTGTTATCGGCGGCGGTATTGCTCACGAGATCAACCAGCCGTTGAATGCCATACGACTTCTCTCCGCATCGGCGTTGTTGCTGGAGGACCGGTCAGAGTCGCCCAACAAGGAAGTTGTGCGCATATTGCAGAAAATATCAGGACAGGTGGACCGTATTGATTCCATCGTAAATCATCTGCGTGAGCATCTGCGCTGCAACCAGACGGTAACCGGTGAATTGTGCTACCTAGGTGAAGCCGTGGATTCCTCCCTTTCCCTGCTCAGAGCCCAGATGACAGCAAGAGGCATTGCTCTGGAGTTGGCTGTCGATTCGGAAGCCGGACCTGTTGCCGGAACCGGCATCCGGTTTGAGGAATTAATCATGAACCTTGTGGCCAATGCCATGCAGGCTTTGGAAGGAAGTGGCGTTAAGCAGAAGACTATCTCCATCAGGGTGGAAGCTCAGGGGAAGAAATCCGTTGAGCTTAGCGTTGCTGATAATGGTCCGGGGTTTGACCCGAAGTTGGCTGAAGAACTTTTCGAACCGTTTTTCTCTACCAAATCTCCGGGAACATCCATGGGGCTAGGGCTGTCCATTGTGCGCACCATAGTGCAGGCAGCAGGAGGTTCCATAGTTGCGGAAAACCGTCCGGAGGGTGGGGCTTTGATGCGGGCCACTTTTCCTGCAGCTGATCCAGAGAGGGTGTAA
- a CDS encoding 4Fe-4S dicluster domain-containing protein: MNTFVLAVPSRCIGCRACEIACVDAHMEFDMGRAMEKGQPFSPRISVVRESGVTAPVQCRQCEDAPCAAACPVGAISFDGQAVVVDAELCFGCKGCLAACPLGAMQVGIINAGHEAPVAHKCDLCSGHREQPACVSVCPAGALSVFSTEALHKLSSAKRLKNACQVGFANN, from the coding sequence ATGAATACTTTTGTGCTGGCTGTTCCCTCCCGTTGTATCGGTTGCCGGGCCTGTGAAATTGCCTGTGTGGATGCCCATATGGAATTTGATATGGGCCGGGCCATGGAAAAGGGCCAGCCTTTCAGCCCTCGTATTTCCGTTGTCCGCGAGTCCGGGGTTACCGCTCCTGTCCAATGCCGCCAGTGTGAGGATGCCCCTTGCGCTGCGGCTTGCCCCGTGGGGGCTATATCCTTTGACGGTCAGGCTGTGGTTGTTGACGCTGAACTCTGTTTCGGGTGCAAGGGATGTCTCGCCGCCTGTCCGCTGGGTGCCATGCAGGTTGGTATCATCAATGCCGGGCATGAAGCCCCGGTGGCCCACAAATGTGATTTATGCTCCGGACACCGTGAACAGCCGGCCTGTGTTTCAGTGTGTCCGGCGGGTGCCTTGAGTGTCTTTTCCACTGAGGCTTTGCATAAGTTATCTTCCGCAAAGCGGTTGAAAAATGCGTGTCAGGTGGGTTTTGCAAATAACTAG
- a CDS encoding [Fe-Fe] hydrogenase large subunit C-terminal domain-containing protein has translation MTTVSQVVSIDSQVCTGCRRCAEVCPVDAIVGIDGEPQSIDTSRCVVCGQCVLTCSAFVSPFDDAAENLPAMRRERGLAENDLAPLFAAHFRNDTKRVAELLADPSLKSMVQCAPAVRTSIAEEYGLAPGTLTPGKLAASLRRLGFDAVYDTIFAADVTIMEESSELLERIKSDGPLPMFTSCCPGWVRYVETAWPDLTDHLSSCKSPQQMAGALFKTYGAEIAGVGPESIASVAVMPCTAKKHEAARPEMQDSGQPDVDAVLTVTELAAMLKERNINLPEMPEEDFDVPMGLYTGAGVIFGASGGVMEAALRTAIAVTGGDDVCESGVVFSPAGEGVRRATIDVAGRTLRAVIVSGLANAAPLLEDVRAGNADFDFMEVMCCPGGCVAGGGQPKLLPGVDLTDAIARRRGSLHRHDRELPVRASHKNESVVDLYEKFLGKPLGHRSHELLHTHYGTDCGRH, from the coding sequence ATGACAACCGTTTCCCAAGTCGTATCCATAGATTCTCAAGTCTGTACCGGGTGCCGCCGCTGCGCCGAAGTCTGTCCGGTGGATGCCATTGTCGGCATTGACGGCGAACCCCAGAGTATTGACACTTCCCGTTGCGTTGTCTGCGGTCAGTGTGTGTTGACCTGTTCTGCTTTTGTTTCTCCCTTTGATGATGCTGCGGAGAATCTTCCGGCCATGCGCCGTGAACGCGGTCTGGCTGAAAATGATCTCGCGCCGCTGTTTGCCGCACATTTTCGTAATGACACAAAACGTGTAGCGGAACTTCTTGCCGATCCGTCTCTAAAATCCATGGTCCAGTGTGCCCCGGCAGTACGTACCTCCATTGCCGAGGAATATGGTCTTGCGCCGGGAACACTGACTCCGGGCAAGCTTGCCGCCTCCCTGCGCCGCCTCGGCTTTGATGCTGTTTACGATACCATTTTTGCGGCGGATGTGACCATTATGGAAGAGTCTTCGGAACTGTTGGAGCGCATCAAATCCGACGGTCCCCTGCCGATGTTCACTTCCTGCTGCCCCGGCTGGGTGCGCTACGTGGAAACTGCATGGCCCGATTTGACCGACCATCTTTCAAGCTGCAAATCTCCGCAGCAGATGGCGGGAGCTCTTTTCAAAACCTATGGTGCTGAAATTGCGGGAGTCGGCCCTGAGTCCATCGCCAGTGTCGCTGTAATGCCCTGTACGGCCAAAAAACACGAAGCCGCGCGTCCCGAAATGCAGGACAGCGGGCAGCCCGATGTGGATGCCGTGCTGACTGTGACCGAACTGGCGGCCATGCTGAAAGAGAGAAATATCAATCTTCCTGAGATGCCTGAAGAAGATTTTGATGTTCCCATGGGACTTTACACCGGTGCGGGAGTTATTTTCGGGGCTTCCGGCGGGGTCATGGAAGCGGCTTTGCGCACGGCAATCGCTGTTACCGGCGGAGATGATGTCTGTGAGAGCGGGGTGGTTTTTTCCCCGGCAGGTGAAGGTGTTCGCAGAGCTACCATAGACGTAGCTGGAAGGACCCTCCGTGCGGTTATTGTTTCCGGTTTGGCCAATGCGGCGCCTCTGCTTGAGGATGTGCGTGCCGGAAACGCCGATTTTGATTTTATGGAAGTAATGTGCTGTCCCGGTGGTTGTGTTGCCGGGGGAGGCCAGCCCAAGCTGCTCCCCGGTGTAGACCTTACCGATGCTATTGCCCGACGTCGTGGAAGTCTGCATCGTCATGACAGGGAACTTCCGGTGCGCGCTTCACATAAAAATGAGTCCGTGGTGGACCTGTATGAAAAGTTTCTGGGCAAACCTCTGGGCCACCGTTCGCATGAGCTGTTGCATACACACTATGGAACCGATTGCGGGAGACATTAA
- a CDS encoding 4Fe-4S dicluster domain-containing protein, protein MSSQLTPFILASAAKCVGCRACELACAAAHLQGGVSVGSLNGSLAPRLYLIRAENICVPVGCRHCEDAPCAAVCPNGAIQRTDSGVLVDEGRCVGCKTCLAACPFGAMEMTMIWKEGLPVLRRVVDPLNQDSYIEEPALLASKCDLCHERPQGPACVEACPKDAITLVDPVKIKKRRKIEAALALAGVGTRAGEEL, encoded by the coding sequence ATGTCATCTCAGTTAACACCTTTTATACTTGCCAGCGCAGCCAAATGTGTCGGTTGCCGGGCCTGTGAACTGGCTTGTGCCGCCGCTCACCTGCAAGGCGGCGTCTCCGTGGGGAGCCTGAACGGTTCCCTTGCACCCCGGCTTTACCTGATCCGGGCCGAGAATATTTGTGTCCCGGTGGGCTGCCGTCATTGTGAGGATGCCCCCTGTGCCGCAGTCTGTCCCAACGGGGCTATTCAGCGTACCGATTCAGGTGTGCTGGTGGATGAAGGCCGTTGCGTAGGTTGTAAGACCTGTCTTGCGGCTTGTCCCTTTGGTGCCATGGAGATGACCATGATCTGGAAAGAGGGCCTTCCGGTCCTGCGCCGGGTTGTCGATCCCTTGAACCAGGACTCATACATTGAGGAACCGGCCCTGTTGGCCAGCAAGTGCGATCTTTGCCATGAGCGGCCTCAAGGTCCGGCTTGTGTGGAGGCCTGCCCAAAGGATGCAATTACTCTGGTGGACCCTGTGAAAATTAAAAAACGTCGTAAAATAGAAGCCGCACTGGCTCTTGCCGGGGTCGGAACCCGGGCAGGGGAGGAACTGTAA
- the fdhF gene encoding formate dehydrogenase subunit alpha, whose translation MQRITTTCPYCGAGCSLSLEVENERIVSVSPGPEPSVNQGALCSKGRFGFDFVHHRDRLTSPLLRRNGELVPASWEEALALVAERLSSIAVEYGPEAVGGFSSARCTNEENYLFQKLFRAGLGSNNIDHCARLUHAPTVAGLATSLGSGSMTNSIRELWDMGSGDCICAIGTNTTECHPIIGLGMLEARRNGAGLVVIDPREIDLARQADVWLRLRPGTDTPLLSSIAKVILDDGLADIESVLASTEDFESLREGLQPYDPETVAGIAGVPADDIRKAARLIAGAVNTSFYYTMGVTQHTTGTNNVLAVSNLALLTGNIGRPKTGVNPLRGQNNVQGACDMGALPNVLTGYRPVTDDSVRESFESAWNVKLPADPGLTIPKMLHAVEEDRLKALFVFGENPMRSDPDITHVEHCLKHVDFLVVQDLFMTETAALADVVLPGASFAEKDGTFTSTERRVQRVRRAVDPIGESRADWVILADLLARMGRTERYANASDVFDEMRRLTPTHAGISYDRLESGGIQWPCPDESHPGTPVLHVGGCMRGPGKFVPLVHREPAELPDAEYPLTLTTGRVVAHYHTGTMTRRCFGLDGTWPEELVEIHPDDAEKYGIVDGELAQVSSRRGTVKARAWVTRRVRRGLVFMTFHFSESPGNVLTISEGDPVTGTPQLKVCAVSIRKFKESVDAQAPVSIKEEIPCHLS comes from the coding sequence ATGCAAAGAATAACTACCACATGTCCATATTGCGGTGCGGGCTGTTCCCTCTCTTTGGAGGTGGAGAATGAACGCATCGTCAGTGTCTCTCCGGGGCCGGAACCTTCTGTAAACCAGGGGGCTTTGTGTTCCAAGGGGCGTTTCGGTTTTGATTTTGTCCACCACCGTGATCGCCTTACCTCCCCGCTGCTGCGCAGGAATGGTGAACTGGTTCCGGCTTCATGGGAAGAAGCGCTTGCTCTGGTGGCAGAGCGTTTAAGCTCCATTGCGGTCGAGTACGGCCCGGAGGCTGTAGGCGGCTTCAGCAGTGCCCGCTGTACCAATGAAGAAAATTATCTGTTCCAGAAACTTTTTCGCGCAGGGCTCGGCAGTAATAATATCGACCATTGCGCTCGCCTCTGACACGCTCCCACTGTGGCCGGACTGGCTACTTCACTTGGCAGCGGATCCATGACCAATTCCATTCGCGAACTTTGGGATATGGGGTCGGGGGACTGTATCTGTGCTATCGGCACCAACACCACAGAGTGCCATCCCATCATTGGTCTCGGTATGCTGGAGGCCAGACGGAACGGTGCCGGACTGGTTGTTATTGATCCCAGAGAAATCGATCTTGCCCGTCAGGCTGATGTCTGGCTCCGGTTGCGTCCGGGGACGGATACACCTTTGCTTTCATCCATAGCCAAAGTCATTTTGGATGATGGGTTGGCTGATATTGAATCCGTACTTGCCTCCACCGAAGATTTTGAATCCTTGCGCGAAGGTTTGCAGCCTTATGACCCTGAAACCGTGGCAGGAATTGCCGGGGTTCCTGCCGATGACATACGCAAGGCGGCAAGGCTTATTGCCGGAGCTGTCAATACGTCTTTCTATTATACCATGGGCGTGACCCAGCATACAACAGGGACTAACAATGTTCTTGCAGTCTCCAATCTCGCACTGCTTACCGGGAATATAGGGCGGCCCAAGACCGGGGTTAATCCTTTACGCGGTCAGAATAATGTACAGGGGGCATGCGATATGGGAGCCTTGCCTAATGTGCTGACCGGGTACCGTCCGGTGACCGATGATTCCGTCCGTGAATCTTTTGAGTCCGCATGGAATGTGAAATTGCCTGCCGATCCGGGCTTGACCATCCCTAAAATGTTGCATGCAGTTGAAGAGGACCGCCTAAAAGCACTTTTCGTCTTCGGTGAAAATCCCATGCGCAGTGACCCGGATATTACCCACGTAGAACATTGCCTGAAGCATGTCGATTTTCTGGTAGTGCAGGATCTTTTTATGACTGAGACGGCTGCTCTGGCTGATGTGGTCCTGCCCGGAGCCAGTTTTGCTGAAAAAGACGGTACTTTCACCAGCACTGAACGGCGTGTTCAGCGTGTACGGCGTGCTGTTGATCCTATTGGAGAAAGCCGTGCGGACTGGGTTATTCTGGCAGACCTGCTGGCCCGTATGGGCCGTACGGAACGTTACGCAAACGCTTCCGATGTTTTTGATGAAATGCGCAGGCTCACTCCAACCCATGCCGGGATCAGTTATGACCGTCTGGAGTCCGGGGGTATCCAGTGGCCCTGCCCGGACGAATCACATCCCGGTACTCCTGTTCTGCATGTGGGAGGCTGCATGCGCGGCCCCGGAAAGTTTGTACCTCTCGTTCACCGCGAGCCTGCGGAATTGCCGGATGCTGAGTATCCGCTGACTTTGACCACGGGCCGGGTTGTGGCCCATTATCATACAGGCACCATGACCAGACGTTGTTTCGGTCTGGATGGTACATGGCCGGAAGAACTCGTGGAAATACACCCGGATGATGCTGAAAAGTACGGCATTGTCGACGGCGAGCTTGCGCAGGTCAGTTCCCGCAGGGGAACGGTCAAGGCTCGGGCCTGGGTTACCCGCCGGGTGCGCCGGGGGCTGGTTTTCATGACTTTTCATTTCTCTGAAAGCCCCGGCAATGTGCTGACCATTTCAGAAGGCGATCCTGTTACCGGGACTCCGCAACTGAAAGTCTGTGCCGTTTCAATCCGTAAATTTAAGGAGTCAGTAGATGCGCAGGCTCCTGTATCAATAAAGGAAGAAATACCATGTCATCTCAGTTAA
- a CDS encoding FAD-binding and (Fe-S)-binding domain-containing protein: MTKLVNDMRRVLPAAQIYDHPALVSTYAVDASYFEPKAKLVVDVRSIDEVLGVLRVCSENNMGVTFRGAGTAVSGQACGEGVLVRLMGPEWKRLEVLDGGKLFWSGSSVIGVEVNMALGPYQRKMAADPASITSATMGGIIADNSAGMCCMVEENSYHAVKGMRLVLADGTYLDTTDKNSVSAFRESHAGLLDELRVLREKVIADRDVVERIRRKYSIKNTIGYTVNSFVDHEDPVEILMHLMVGSEGTLGFIHEVLMETIPTPPKRAVGLMFFPSLNVATDIVIAMKDSCKIDAAEVLDFNSLTAMQNLKGIPDVMKNLQDGACAMLIETKGWDAEGVQKNVDEILEVMSRFPALSDQSFTTDENECEKLWNIRRALFPAIANFREPDEYVLTEDINIPVARLAEGCEAFQELFERYGYAAGIMGHAFHGNLHFSIPVKIADAGEVDKLHHFMIDLVDLITEKFDGSLKAEHGTGRAMAPFVRKEWGDFLYEVMCRVKQLFDPRNILNPGVLISEDASAHIDGLKSPVATHPDVDLCVECGFCEQICPSRNIGLTPRQRISLSRAITKLRAEGDEETAAEWEKVFRQYGEQLCATDGLCRTRCPLGVDVANMVREVRGRNASENVLKLADYVSGHMEGVLHKASMALSCMSLVQRIIGDSNMGRMAGATRSISGNRIPMWNKAMPKGGSKRPAVSTSHNGVQKVVYFPSCAVRTMGASKGDDSDPLMDVTVRLLQRAGLEVLFPESMDSLCCGKAFETKGLMQQADDLSAKLSAALLKASNDGEYTVLCDTSPCLARMKKTLDKRLVLMDPIEFATKNLLSRLEFKKLPRTVALHPTCSTRTMGLEDSFRELADRCAEAVVVPKGIGCCGFSGDKGFHKPELNASALEGLKNQIADCDEGYSVSRTCEIGLTLHGGKNYRNILYLVEEATR; this comes from the coding sequence TTGACAAAGCTAGTTAATGATATGCGGCGTGTGCTTCCCGCCGCTCAGATTTATGATCATCCAGCTCTTGTTTCCACTTATGCCGTGGATGCAAGTTATTTTGAACCCAAGGCCAAACTTGTTGTGGATGTCCGTAGCATTGATGAAGTCCTTGGTGTGCTCAGGGTATGTTCTGAAAACAACATGGGTGTGACTTTTCGTGGTGCCGGAACAGCGGTAAGCGGTCAGGCCTGTGGTGAGGGCGTTCTTGTCCGGTTGATGGGTCCTGAATGGAAGCGGCTCGAAGTTCTTGATGGCGGAAAGCTGTTTTGGTCCGGAAGCAGTGTGATCGGTGTGGAAGTCAACATGGCCCTTGGTCCATATCAGCGCAAGATGGCTGCAGACCCGGCCTCCATAACCTCTGCGACAATGGGTGGCATTATTGCCGATAACTCTGCGGGTATGTGCTGCATGGTTGAAGAGAACAGCTACCATGCTGTCAAGGGAATGCGCCTTGTGCTTGCAGACGGTACTTATCTGGACACTACTGACAAGAATAGTGTTTCTGCATTCCGCGAATCGCATGCCGGACTGCTTGATGAGCTTCGCGTCCTGCGTGAAAAGGTTATTGCCGATAGGGATGTGGTGGAGCGTATCAGGCGTAAGTATTCCATCAAGAATACCATCGGTTACACTGTGAATTCTTTTGTCGATCATGAAGATCCGGTTGAAATTCTGATGCACCTGATGGTCGGATCGGAAGGAACGCTGGGGTTTATTCACGAAGTTCTCATGGAAACCATTCCCACTCCCCCTAAGCGTGCTGTCGGGCTGATGTTTTTCCCTTCGCTGAATGTTGCTACAGATATCGTCATCGCCATGAAGGATAGCTGTAAAATTGATGCAGCAGAAGTCTTGGATTTTAATTCCCTCACCGCCATGCAGAATCTCAAAGGCATTCCTGATGTGATGAAGAATCTGCAGGATGGTGCATGTGCCATGCTCATTGAAACCAAGGGTTGGGATGCCGAAGGAGTTCAAAAGAATGTTGATGAAATTCTGGAAGTAATGAGCCGTTTTCCAGCTCTTTCCGATCAGAGTTTTACAACTGACGAAAACGAGTGCGAGAAATTGTGGAACATTCGGCGTGCTCTTTTCCCGGCTATCGCCAACTTTCGTGAGCCTGATGAATATGTGCTTACCGAAGACATTAATATTCCGGTTGCCCGCCTTGCTGAGGGGTGTGAAGCTTTTCAGGAATTGTTTGAGCGTTACGGATACGCTGCCGGAATTATGGGGCATGCTTTTCATGGCAACCTGCATTTTTCCATTCCGGTTAAAATTGCTGATGCCGGGGAAGTGGATAAGCTGCACCATTTTATGATTGATTTGGTGGATCTAATTACCGAGAAATTTGACGGTTCCCTGAAGGCAGAGCACGGAACAGGCCGGGCCATGGCTCCTTTTGTGCGCAAAGAGTGGGGTGACTTTCTGTATGAAGTGATGTGCCGGGTGAAGCAACTTTTTGATCCCCGGAATATCCTTAATCCCGGCGTATTGATAAGCGAGGATGCTTCGGCTCATATTGACGGACTCAAGAGTCCGGTAGCTACCCATCCTGATGTTGATCTTTGCGTGGAATGCGGGTTTTGTGAACAGATTTGTCCTTCCCGCAACATAGGTCTAACCCCCCGCCAGCGGATCAGCCTCTCAAGGGCGATAACCAAGTTGCGCGCCGAAGGTGATGAGGAAACTGCAGCCGAATGGGAGAAAGTTTTCCGGCAATACGGAGAGCAGCTCTGCGCAACTGACGGACTTTGCCGTACCCGCTGTCCTCTGGGGGTAGATGTCGCTAATATGGTGCGTGAAGTTCGTGGCCGTAATGCTTCCGAAAATGTTCTTAAGCTGGCTGATTATGTGTCCGGTCACATGGAAGGGGTCCTGCACAAGGCTTCCATGGCTTTAAGCTGCATGTCTCTGGTTCAGCGAATTATCGGGGATTCCAATATGGGACGCATGGCCGGAGCGACCCGCTCGATTTCCGGTAACCGTATACCCATGTGGAATAAAGCTATGCCCAAAGGCGGCAGCAAAAGGCCCGCTGTATCAACTTCTCATAATGGCGTGCAGAAGGTTGTTTATTTCCCTTCATGTGCGGTCCGTACCATGGGAGCGTCCAAAGGTGATGATTCAGACCCGCTTATGGATGTGACCGTAAGACTGTTGCAAAGGGCAGGGCTTGAAGTCTTGTTTCCCGAGTCAATGGACAGTCTTTGTTGCGGAAAGGCTTTTGAAACCAAAGGGCTGATGCAGCAGGCAGATGATCTTTCCGCTAAATTAAGTGCGGCTTTACTTAAGGCCAGTAATGACGGCGAATATACTGTGCTTTGCGATACCAGCCCCTGCCTGGCACGCATGAAAAAAACTTTGGATAAACGGCTTGTGCTAATGGATCCCATTGAGTTTGCCACGAAGAACCTGCTCAGCCGTTTGGAGTTTAAAAAGTTACCCAGAACTGTAGCTCTTCACCCAACTTGTTCCACCCGCACAATGGGATTGGAGGACTCCTTCCGGGAACTGGCAGACAGATGCGCGGAAGCGGTCGTTGTCCCTAAAGGGATAGGTTGCTGTGGTTTTTCCGGCGATAAGGGGTTTCATAAACCGGAGCTGAATGCTTCTGCTCTGGAGGGTTTAAAAAACCAGATTGCTGACTGTGATGAAGGATACAGTGTCTCCCGTACCTGTGAGATCGGTTTAACTCTTCATGGCGGAAAGAATTACAGGAATATCCTGTATCTTGTGGAGGAGGCCACCCGTTAG
- a CDS encoding thioredoxin domain-containing protein, translating into MLKRIMLILSVIVLLSGCANKQKFKDQLREAIREDPQIVLDALNENSVAMLDILDKGIKEREKEQRLSKFEAEMQNPLQPKITAGRVMLGNVDAPVTIVEYSDFLCPYCSKGAGVVSKLAIEQPEKYRIIFKHLPLHKKSRELAIFFEALARLDMQKAYRFHNLAFERQRALYEDKSGVVLNSILEEINIDRAQLQKSVNSAQVREYLMDDSQEAGKFKIKGTPTFLVNGVAINGYVPAERFEETVDLILEKTNTSAADAQEGEICEDCLNQK; encoded by the coding sequence ATGCTGAAACGAATTATGTTGATTTTATCTGTTATTGTCTTGTTGTCCGGGTGTGCGAACAAGCAGAAGTTCAAGGATCAACTCAGGGAAGCCATACGCGAAGATCCGCAGATTGTACTCGATGCCTTGAATGAAAACAGTGTAGCCATGCTGGATATTCTCGACAAGGGTATAAAAGAGCGGGAAAAAGAGCAGCGCTTGAGCAAGTTTGAAGCGGAAATGCAAAATCCCCTGCAGCCCAAAATTACGGCTGGAAGAGTAATGCTCGGTAATGTTGATGCGCCTGTAACCATAGTTGAATATTCTGATTTTCTTTGCCCCTATTGCAGTAAGGGGGCAGGCGTAGTCAGCAAACTGGCAATTGAGCAGCCGGAAAAATACAGGATTATCTTCAAACATCTTCCTTTACATAAAAAATCCCGAGAACTTGCAATATTTTTTGAGGCCCTAGCCCGGTTGGATATGCAAAAGGCTTACAGATTTCATAATCTGGCCTTTGAGCGTCAGAGAGCTCTTTATGAGGATAAATCTGGGGTTGTGCTGAATAGCATTCTGGAAGAAATTAATATTGACCGTGCTCAACTACAAAAAAGTGTCAATTCTGCTCAAGTGCGTGAATATTTAATGGATGACTCACAAGAAGCCGGAAAATTTAAAATAAAGGGCACCCCTACATTTCTTGTTAATGGTGTGGCTATAAATGGCTACGTTCCTGCCGAGAGATTTGAAGAAACCGTGGACCTTATTCTGGAAAAAACAAACACAAGTGCAGCCGACGCTCAAGAAGGTGAAATTTGTGAAGATTGTTTGAATCAGAAGTAA